One part of the Xylocopa sonorina isolate GNS202 chromosome 10, iyXylSono1_principal, whole genome shotgun sequence genome encodes these proteins:
- the LOC143428473 gene encoding uncharacterized protein LOC143428473 isoform X3, with the protein MYAGRRINERTSLTRPLDSPDYVEFASLLRTRKTRIRQFQCCICATLIAIFTMALIVTNTKDTATTGLTDDEIKEGLEAGRQAINERLFADATALVSPLPSPSPESRHRYAVSTCASVGSLALAAVAELAATKKIENSRTVLGAPSAFGCFFDGGWVSLGVCKPFTTPKCTNTKYRTLDGTCNRHMQRGATMTPFRRALPPNYADGVEAPRKATSGAELPSAREVSLKVHKPSPSSNPHFTVMLAVYGQFLDHDITATALSQGINGTSISCCPPSVGHPECFPVPVSSGDPVFDVTGRTCMDFVRSAPAPQCKLGPRQQLNQVTAFIDGSAVYGSDSNTARSLRELAGGRLRMQLTPDNRTLLPPSTNPNDGCNRETERLKGRYCFAAGDPRANENLHLTTMHLLWARQHNRIADRLAKINPSWDDRTLYEESRRIVGAQLQHITYQEFIPIVLGEEETNVRGLKPLESGYRQWPVDLDDPSNDPTVANNFAAAAFRFAHTLLPGLMKVTDEQRGTSSYVELHRMLFNPYSLYAEGGVKSSVTSATRNMIQMTSTHVTSQLTNHLFEDPVANLTVPCGLDLVSLNIQRGRDHGLPGYTKWREYCGLGRPESFSDLEGHLDPQSLNDIASLYQNVHDVDLYTGALAELPKAGGIVGPTFSCLIADQFVRLQRGDRFWYELPGQSYSFTEDQLSELRKSSLARLICDCSDGVTQVQPEVMRAIGPENPMMSCEDIPGPSFEAWREDSPATPVLEAPFMPVNWTALKNNINETIRDMIASINSTKSSVKLDSDWLAFKDYVNRTFSDLKNQLSGLCSSNATKDSTPNEKVDSDSFILRATGPSSMYQDWITFKSDLVVSLNDIIGNMGSGPTEVAKWIAFKQNIMDQFADLRDQISAMKADIGPKLSTKKNEQGQTSSDQNESVEASNIKDSMIPAIFDWKHYKDNIISSLDDTIMNVGENMPASDDPAWTTSENGIIDRYSGFRDKIGSQKSITVPDKLAAGEPDAADDWLNYKTEIIRTVNDVVNKIQNKMPPPGDPAWAAYRDEITKSFSGIKTTPSPLQLAMLSTMNEHGNSEASSTAKFSNMELSNLTNDWLEFRARINDSFTKVIKDIQTKKPTSTDLVAWSAFRISTVNDFTKLRDEIASIKAEWLAEIGRSKSSKAPPNLRAAFGKPDGAFTFDYTKYMKPMIPPDEWYDFKKQINDTVTNILNTANATDKMDFDQLHDAFNKSFMDLKSDISALRSLIVDTYSNKTASDWISFQAQLNSTVKNLADSLKNKEQVESGSVMNSLFEARDKMSDLEPPMNSARIPPAEWIQYASSMNKTISDVLKDVKEQAALMKSSGDPASSSSSKSNRFTDWLIVSCLGGSFHVFVMLSRFHVRV; encoded by the exons ATGTATGCGGGCAGACGAATCAACGAGAGGACCTCGCTCACGAGGCCGCTGGATTCCCCTGATTACGTGGAGTTCGCCAGCCTGCTGAGGACCCGGAAGACGCGAATCAGGCAGTTCCAGTGCTGCATCTGCGCCACTTTGAT AGCGATCTTCACCATGGCTCTGATAGTGACA AACACGAAAGACACCGCGACGACCGGGCTAACCGACGACGAAATAAAAGAAGGCCTAGAGGCTGGCCGCCAGGCGATCAACGAGCGACTCTTCGCGGACGCCACCGCCTTGGTCTCGCCCTTACCATCCCCCTCGCCTGAATCCAGACACCGTTACGCGGTGAGCACTTGCGCGAGCGTCGGCTCGCTCGCGTTGGCCGCAGTCGCGGAACTCGCGGCTACCAAGAAGATCGAGAACTCGAGGACAGTCCTTGGAGCGCCGTCCGCGTTTGGCTGCTTCTTTGACGGAGGCTGGGTGTCTTTGGGCGTCTGCAAACCGTTCACCACACCGAAATGCACTAATACCAAGTACAGAACCCTCGACGGGACTTGCAACAGACACATGCAACGTGGCGCTACCATGACGCCCTTCAGAAGAGCTCTGCCGCCTAATTACGCTGACGGTGTCGAGGCACCGCGTAAAGCGACTTCAGGAGCCGAGTTACCATCCGCCAGGGAAGTCAGCTTGAAGGTGCACAAACCTTCGCCCAGCAGCAATCCTCATTTCACCGTGATGCTGGCTGTTTACGGGCAGTTCTTGGACCACGACATCACAGCCACTGCTCTCAGTCAGGGTATCAATGGGACGAGCATCTCCTGTTGTCCACCGTCCGTCGGTCATCCTGAATGCTTCCCAGTCCCAGTGTCTTCCGGAGATCCTGTGTTCGATGTTACTGGGAGAACCTGCATGGACTTCGTCAGATCCGCGCCAGCGCCTCAATGCAAGCTTGGTCCCAGGCAGCAACTGAATCAG GTGACCGCGTTCATCGACGGCTCTGCTGTGTACGGATCGGACTCGAACACGGCTAGGAGCTTGCGAGAGCTCGCTGGTGGTCGTCTCAGGATGCAGCTGACTCCGGACAATCGCACTCTATTACCACCCAGCACGAACCCCAACGACGGCTGCAACAGAGAAACCGAGAGGCTAAAAGGTAGATACTGCTTCGCCGCTGGCGACCCAAGAGCGAACGAGAATCTGCACTTGACGACGATGCATCTGCTCTGGGCGCGGCAGCACAACAGGATAGCCGATCGTCTCGCGAAGATCAACCCCTCCTGGGACGATCGGACGCTCTATGAGGAGTCTCGACGCATAGTGGGTGCCCAGTTGCAACATATCACCTACCAAGAGTTCATACCTATCGTTTTAGGGGAGGAGGAAACGAACGTTCGCGGGCTGAAGCCTCTCGAGTCTGGTTACAGACAGTGGCCCGTGGATCTGGACGATCCGAGCAACGATCCAACCGTCGCGAACAATTTCGCGGCAGCCGCGTTCAGATTCGCTCATACACTGTTGCCAGGGTTGATGAAAGTGACCGACGAGCAACGCGGGACTTCGTCCTACGTCGAGTTGCACAGGATGCTGTTCAATCCGTACAGCTTGTACGCTGAGGGCGGGGTGAAGAGTTCGGTGACCTCCGCCACCAGGAACATGATCCAGATGACGTCCACTCATGTCACTTCTCAGCTGACTAATCACCTGTTCGAAGACCCTGTCGCGAATCTTACAGTCCCTTGTGGCTTGGACCTGGTGTCGTTGAATATTCAGCGCGGACGGGATCATGGTCTTCCTGGTTACACTAAATGGCGGGAGTACTGCGGATTGGGGAGACCAGAAAGTTTCTCAGACTTGGAGGGACACTTGGACCCGCAGTCGCTTAACGATATCGCCTCGTTGTATCAGAACGTCCACGATGTCGACTTGTACACTGGTGCTCTGGCTGAGTTACCAAAAGCTGGCGGTATCGTTGGGCCTACCTTCTCGTGTCTGATCGCTGATCAGTTTGTCAGACTGCAGAGAGGGGATCGATTTTGGTACGAACTGCCTGGACAATCGTATTCGTTTACCGAGG ACCAGCTTTCAGAGTTGCGTAAGTCGTCGCTGGCGAGGCTGATCTGCGATTGTTCCGACGGTGTAACGCAAGTTCAGCCAGAGGTGATGAGAGCAATTGGACCAGAGAACCCTATGATGTCCTGCGAAGATATACCTGGGCCGTCCTTCGAGGCGTGGAGGGAAGATAGTCCCGCGACTCCTGTGTTAGAGGCGCCTTTTATGCCAGTAAATTGGACCGCGTTGAAGAACAACATTAACGAGACCATCAGGGACATGATCGCTTCCATTAATAGCACCAAATCATCGGTCAAACTAGACAGCGACTGGTTGGCTTTCAAGGATTACGTGAACCGCACGTTTTCTGATCTCAAGAACCAGCTGTCTGGTTTGTGTTCCTCGAACGCGACCAAAGATTCCACGCCAAACGAGAAGGTGGACTCTGACAGCTTCATTTTGAGAGCAACTGGACCGTCGAGCATGTACCAGGACTGGATCACGTTTAAAAGCGACTTAGTGGTGTCGCTGAACGATATCATAGGGAACATGGGTAGCGGGCCAACCGAGGTGGCCAAGTGGATCGCTTTTAAACAGAATATCATGGACCAGTTCGCTGATCTGAGAGATCAGATCTCCGCTATGAAGGCGGACATTGGTCCAAAATTGTCGACGAAGAAGAACGAGCAGGGACAGACTTCGAGTGACCAGAATGAATCAGTGGAAGCTTCCAACATCAAGGATTCTATGATTCCAGCGATTTTCGATTGGAAACATTATAAGgacaatattatatcgtctTTGGATGACACTATTATGAATGTAGGAGAAAATATGCCTGCCTCTGACGATCCAGCTTGGACCACCTCTGAAAACGGCATTATAGATCGTTATTCTGGGTTCAGAGATAAGATAGGCAGCCAGAAGTCTATCACAGTTCCTGATAAGTTAGCTGCAGGGGAACCAGATGCGGCTGACGATTGGTTGAACTATAAAACTGAGATTATCAGGACAGTAAACGATGTGGTAAATAAAATTCAGAACAAGATGCCACCGCCTGGTGATCCAGCGTGGGCCGCTTACAGGGACGAGATCACGAAGAGCTTCTCAGGCATTAAGACTACACCGTCACCCCTGCAACTCGCGATGTTGTCCACCATGAACGAACATGGTAATTCGGAAGCTTCCTCGACAGCGAAATTCAGCAATATGGAACTGTCCAATTTGACCAACGACTGGTTAGAATTCCGTGCTCGAATCAATGACTCCTTCACCAAAGTGATCAAGGACATCCAGACGAAGAAACCAACATCCACTGATCTTGTTGCCTGGTCCGCTTTCAGGATTTCCACGGTGAACGATTTCACGAAATTGAGGGATGAGATCGCGAGCATAAAAGCGGAGTGGTTGGCAGAAATAGGCAGATCAAAATCGAGCAAGGCACCACCGAACTTACGAGCCGCATTTGGGAAACCTGACGGCGCTTTTACCTTCGATTATACCAAGTACATGAAGCCAATGATTCCTCCAGACGAATGGTACGATTTTAAGAAGCAGATCAACGACACTGTGACGAATATCCTGAACACAGCGAATGCTACGGACAAGATGGATTTCGACCAGCTCCACGACGCGTTCAACAAGTCCTTCATGGATCTGAAGAGCGATATATCAGCCCTGAGGAGTCTAATCGTGGATACTTATAGCAACAAGACAGCATCCGACTGGATCAGCTTCCAAGCACAGCTGAACTCCACGGTGAAGAATCTAGCggatagtttgaagaacaaGGAACAAGTAGAATCAGGAAGTGTAATGAACAGTCTCTTCGAGGCTAGGGATAAAATGTCCGATCTCGAGCCACCGATGAATTCAGCCAGGATCCCTCCAGCAGAGTGGATTCAGTACGCGTCGAGTATGAACAAAACGATCTCAGACGTTCTGAAGGACGTTAAGGAGCAGGCAGCGTTGATGAAAAGCTCAGGCGATCCTGCGTCATCGTCGTCCTCCAAGTCTAACAGATTCACGGATTGGTTGATCGTTTCCTGTCTCGGGGGTTCCTTCCATGTGTTCGTTATGTTATCGAGGTTCCACGTTCGCGTATGA
- the LOC143428473 gene encoding uncharacterized protein LOC143428473 isoform X2, translating to MPSTETTTLTGDKPSRVYYVNDSLPFHSHRRMHRLRLRCFAYTIAVAIFTMALIVTVSYSVSHDMIDVAPNHTVSPSVPAANLSSALKLGFAPGSGSYTLFSNPFTVQPSNSILVSDQNTKDTATTGLTDDEIKEGLEAGRQAINERLFADATALVSPLPSPSPESRHRYAVSTCASVGSLALAAVAELAATKKIENSRTVLGAPSAFGCFFDGGWVSLGVCKPFTTPKCTNTKYRTLDGTCNRHMQRGATMTPFRRALPPNYADGVEAPRKATSGAELPSAREVSLKVHKPSPSSNPHFTVMLAVYGQFLDHDITATALSQGINGTSISCCPPSVGHPECFPVPVSSGDPVFDVTGRTCMDFVRSAPAPQCKLGPRQQLNQVTAFIDGSAVYGSDSNTARSLRELAGGRLRMQLTPDNRTLLPPSTNPNDGCNRETERLKGRYCFAAGDPRANENLHLTTMHLLWARQHNRIADRLAKINPSWDDRTLYEESRRIVGAQLQHITYQEFIPIVLGEEETNVRGLKPLESGYRQWPVDLDDPSNDPTVANNFAAAAFRFAHTLLPGLMKVTDEQRGTSSYVELHRMLFNPYSLYAEGGVKSSVTSATRNMIQMTSTHVTSQLTNHLFEDPVANLTVPCGLDLVSLNIQRGRDHGLPGYTKWREYCGLGRPESFSDLEGHLDPQSLNDIASLYQNVHDVDLYTGALAELPKAGGIVGPTFSCLIADQFVRLQRGDRFWYELPGQSYSFTEDQLSELRKSSLARLICDCSDGVTQVQPEVMRAIGPENPMMSCEDIPGPSFEAWREDSPATPVLEAPFMPVNWTALKNNINETIRDMIASINSTKSSVKLDSDWLAFKDYVNRTFSDLKNQLSGLCSSNATKDSTPNEKVDSDSFILRATGPSSMYQDWITFKSDLVVSLNDIIGNMGSGPTEVAKWIAFKQNIMDQFADLRDQISAMKADIGPKLSTKKNEQGQTSSDQNESVEASNIKDSMIPAIFDWKHYKDNIISSLDDTIMNVGENMPASDDPAWTTSENGIIDRYSGFRDKIGSQKSITVPDKLAAGEPDAADDWLNYKTEIIRTVNDVVNKIQNKMPPPGDPAWAAYRDEITKSFSGIKTTPSPLQLAMLSTMNEHGNSEASSTAKFSNMELSNLTNDWLEFRARINDSFTKVIKDIQTKKPTSTDLVAWSAFRISTVNDFTKLRDEIASIKAEWLAEIGRSKSSKAPPNLRAAFGKPDGAFTFDYTKYMKPMIPPDEWYDFKKQINDTVTNILNTANATDKMDFDQLHDAFNKSFMDLKSDISALRSLIVDTYSNKTASDWISFQAQLNSTVKNLADSLKNKEQVESGSVMNSLFEARDKMSDLEPPMNSARIPPAEWIQYASSMNKTISDVLKDVKEQAALMKSSGDPASSSSSKSNRFTDWLIVSCLGGSFHVFVMLSRFHVRV from the exons ATGCCTTCCACGGAGACGACCACGTTGACCGGCGACAAGCCATCCAGGGTGTACTACGTGAACGACTCGTTGCCGTTTCATTCTCATCGTAGGATGCACCGGCTACGGCTACGATGCTTCGCGTATACGATCGCCGT AGCGATCTTCACCATGGCTCTGATAGTGACAGTAAGCTATTCCGTAAGCCACGACATGATAGACGTCGCCCCAAATCACACCGTCTCCCcatccgtacccgccgcgaacCTCAGCAGCGCCTTAAAGCTAGGCTTCGCCCCTGGATCCGGCTCCTACACCCTCTTCAGCAACCCCTTCACGGTCCAACCGTCTAATTCGATCCTCGTGTCTGACCAGAACACGAAAGACACCGCGACGACCGGGCTAACCGACGACGAAATAAAAGAAGGCCTAGAGGCTGGCCGCCAGGCGATCAACGAGCGACTCTTCGCGGACGCCACCGCCTTGGTCTCGCCCTTACCATCCCCCTCGCCTGAATCCAGACACCGTTACGCGGTGAGCACTTGCGCGAGCGTCGGCTCGCTCGCGTTGGCCGCAGTCGCGGAACTCGCGGCTACCAAGAAGATCGAGAACTCGAGGACAGTCCTTGGAGCGCCGTCCGCGTTTGGCTGCTTCTTTGACGGAGGCTGGGTGTCTTTGGGCGTCTGCAAACCGTTCACCACACCGAAATGCACTAATACCAAGTACAGAACCCTCGACGGGACTTGCAACAGACACATGCAACGTGGCGCTACCATGACGCCCTTCAGAAGAGCTCTGCCGCCTAATTACGCTGACGGTGTCGAGGCACCGCGTAAAGCGACTTCAGGAGCCGAGTTACCATCCGCCAGGGAAGTCAGCTTGAAGGTGCACAAACCTTCGCCCAGCAGCAATCCTCATTTCACCGTGATGCTGGCTGTTTACGGGCAGTTCTTGGACCACGACATCACAGCCACTGCTCTCAGTCAGGGTATCAATGGGACGAGCATCTCCTGTTGTCCACCGTCCGTCGGTCATCCTGAATGCTTCCCAGTCCCAGTGTCTTCCGGAGATCCTGTGTTCGATGTTACTGGGAGAACCTGCATGGACTTCGTCAGATCCGCGCCAGCGCCTCAATGCAAGCTTGGTCCCAGGCAGCAACTGAATCAG GTGACCGCGTTCATCGACGGCTCTGCTGTGTACGGATCGGACTCGAACACGGCTAGGAGCTTGCGAGAGCTCGCTGGTGGTCGTCTCAGGATGCAGCTGACTCCGGACAATCGCACTCTATTACCACCCAGCACGAACCCCAACGACGGCTGCAACAGAGAAACCGAGAGGCTAAAAGGTAGATACTGCTTCGCCGCTGGCGACCCAAGAGCGAACGAGAATCTGCACTTGACGACGATGCATCTGCTCTGGGCGCGGCAGCACAACAGGATAGCCGATCGTCTCGCGAAGATCAACCCCTCCTGGGACGATCGGACGCTCTATGAGGAGTCTCGACGCATAGTGGGTGCCCAGTTGCAACATATCACCTACCAAGAGTTCATACCTATCGTTTTAGGGGAGGAGGAAACGAACGTTCGCGGGCTGAAGCCTCTCGAGTCTGGTTACAGACAGTGGCCCGTGGATCTGGACGATCCGAGCAACGATCCAACCGTCGCGAACAATTTCGCGGCAGCCGCGTTCAGATTCGCTCATACACTGTTGCCAGGGTTGATGAAAGTGACCGACGAGCAACGCGGGACTTCGTCCTACGTCGAGTTGCACAGGATGCTGTTCAATCCGTACAGCTTGTACGCTGAGGGCGGGGTGAAGAGTTCGGTGACCTCCGCCACCAGGAACATGATCCAGATGACGTCCACTCATGTCACTTCTCAGCTGACTAATCACCTGTTCGAAGACCCTGTCGCGAATCTTACAGTCCCTTGTGGCTTGGACCTGGTGTCGTTGAATATTCAGCGCGGACGGGATCATGGTCTTCCTGGTTACACTAAATGGCGGGAGTACTGCGGATTGGGGAGACCAGAAAGTTTCTCAGACTTGGAGGGACACTTGGACCCGCAGTCGCTTAACGATATCGCCTCGTTGTATCAGAACGTCCACGATGTCGACTTGTACACTGGTGCTCTGGCTGAGTTACCAAAAGCTGGCGGTATCGTTGGGCCTACCTTCTCGTGTCTGATCGCTGATCAGTTTGTCAGACTGCAGAGAGGGGATCGATTTTGGTACGAACTGCCTGGACAATCGTATTCGTTTACCGAGG ACCAGCTTTCAGAGTTGCGTAAGTCGTCGCTGGCGAGGCTGATCTGCGATTGTTCCGACGGTGTAACGCAAGTTCAGCCAGAGGTGATGAGAGCAATTGGACCAGAGAACCCTATGATGTCCTGCGAAGATATACCTGGGCCGTCCTTCGAGGCGTGGAGGGAAGATAGTCCCGCGACTCCTGTGTTAGAGGCGCCTTTTATGCCAGTAAATTGGACCGCGTTGAAGAACAACATTAACGAGACCATCAGGGACATGATCGCTTCCATTAATAGCACCAAATCATCGGTCAAACTAGACAGCGACTGGTTGGCTTTCAAGGATTACGTGAACCGCACGTTTTCTGATCTCAAGAACCAGCTGTCTGGTTTGTGTTCCTCGAACGCGACCAAAGATTCCACGCCAAACGAGAAGGTGGACTCTGACAGCTTCATTTTGAGAGCAACTGGACCGTCGAGCATGTACCAGGACTGGATCACGTTTAAAAGCGACTTAGTGGTGTCGCTGAACGATATCATAGGGAACATGGGTAGCGGGCCAACCGAGGTGGCCAAGTGGATCGCTTTTAAACAGAATATCATGGACCAGTTCGCTGATCTGAGAGATCAGATCTCCGCTATGAAGGCGGACATTGGTCCAAAATTGTCGACGAAGAAGAACGAGCAGGGACAGACTTCGAGTGACCAGAATGAATCAGTGGAAGCTTCCAACATCAAGGATTCTATGATTCCAGCGATTTTCGATTGGAAACATTATAAGgacaatattatatcgtctTTGGATGACACTATTATGAATGTAGGAGAAAATATGCCTGCCTCTGACGATCCAGCTTGGACCACCTCTGAAAACGGCATTATAGATCGTTATTCTGGGTTCAGAGATAAGATAGGCAGCCAGAAGTCTATCACAGTTCCTGATAAGTTAGCTGCAGGGGAACCAGATGCGGCTGACGATTGGTTGAACTATAAAACTGAGATTATCAGGACAGTAAACGATGTGGTAAATAAAATTCAGAACAAGATGCCACCGCCTGGTGATCCAGCGTGGGCCGCTTACAGGGACGAGATCACGAAGAGCTTCTCAGGCATTAAGACTACACCGTCACCCCTGCAACTCGCGATGTTGTCCACCATGAACGAACATGGTAATTCGGAAGCTTCCTCGACAGCGAAATTCAGCAATATGGAACTGTCCAATTTGACCAACGACTGGTTAGAATTCCGTGCTCGAATCAATGACTCCTTCACCAAAGTGATCAAGGACATCCAGACGAAGAAACCAACATCCACTGATCTTGTTGCCTGGTCCGCTTTCAGGATTTCCACGGTGAACGATTTCACGAAATTGAGGGATGAGATCGCGAGCATAAAAGCGGAGTGGTTGGCAGAAATAGGCAGATCAAAATCGAGCAAGGCACCACCGAACTTACGAGCCGCATTTGGGAAACCTGACGGCGCTTTTACCTTCGATTATACCAAGTACATGAAGCCAATGATTCCTCCAGACGAATGGTACGATTTTAAGAAGCAGATCAACGACACTGTGACGAATATCCTGAACACAGCGAATGCTACGGACAAGATGGATTTCGACCAGCTCCACGACGCGTTCAACAAGTCCTTCATGGATCTGAAGAGCGATATATCAGCCCTGAGGAGTCTAATCGTGGATACTTATAGCAACAAGACAGCATCCGACTGGATCAGCTTCCAAGCACAGCTGAACTCCACGGTGAAGAATCTAGCggatagtttgaagaacaaGGAACAAGTAGAATCAGGAAGTGTAATGAACAGTCTCTTCGAGGCTAGGGATAAAATGTCCGATCTCGAGCCACCGATGAATTCAGCCAGGATCCCTCCAGCAGAGTGGATTCAGTACGCGTCGAGTATGAACAAAACGATCTCAGACGTTCTGAAGGACGTTAAGGAGCAGGCAGCGTTGATGAAAAGCTCAGGCGATCCTGCGTCATCGTCGTCCTCCAAGTCTAACAGATTCACGGATTGGTTGATCGTTTCCTGTCTCGGGGGTTCCTTCCATGTGTTCGTTATGTTATCGAGGTTCCACGTTCGCGTATGA